In Humulus lupulus chromosome 6, drHumLupu1.1, whole genome shotgun sequence, a single genomic region encodes these proteins:
- the LOC133781547 gene encoding IQ domain-containing protein IQM2 gives MGISFSCPFAAYSDVETGLESMIVNSISFGGEQAKTPVRSVSFNSTDLEPTILKSIGSGKMTLETSVSFKGRDLEKMILVKVPSLEKEQNMAIVSSTNSDRKQLDSQYSKLDSPIGLIKSSVSDPANTKHMAALKLQKVYKSFRTRRKLADCAVLVEQSWWKLLDFAELKRSSISFFDIEKHETAISRWSRARTRAAKVGKGLSKNDKAQKLALQHWLEAIDPRHRYGHNLHFYYDKWLHCQSREPFFYWLDIGEGREVNLEKCSRSKLQQQCIKYLGDMERMAYEVVLVDGKFYYKQSGEQLHTTLEGSDAKWIFVLSTSKVLYVGKKKKGTFQHSSFLAGGATTAAGRLVVENGTLKAVWPHSGHYRPTEQNFNDFVAFLQENDVDLKDVQTSPVDEEEDALSKQRSSLHMRSNSTEEDLSPTLDEETNAEALAQAKPDSTEVELQKSKRVLNLNTKLANLEIPKGKQMFGSFECESEAAVLSVDEQETPEETFSSDQECLIPKNMFVQDHDENEVEEVPEESILKRINSRKGMNSYQLGKQLSCKWTTGAGPRIGCVRDYPSELQIRALEKVNLSPRSVARSRSYFSPRIISGMSPKVSTPTGCSSEEMAENSSLGSAAHSSPLTRKVSTPILTNLS, from the exons ATGGGGATCTCCTTTTCATGCCCTTTTGCTGCCTATAGTGATGTGGAGACTGGTTTAGAGTCTATGATTGTAAACTCCATTAGCTTTGGAGGTGAACAAGCAAAAACACCTGTTAGATCTGTTAGTTTCAACAGTACTGATTTGGAACCAACAATTTTGAAATCCATAGGCTCTGGAAAGATGACATTAGAAACATCTGTTAGCTTTAAGGGTAGAGATTTAGAGAAAATGATCTTAGTTAAGGTTCCTTCTTTAGAGAAAGAACAGAATATGGCCATTGTGTCATCAACCAACTCAGATAGGAAACAGTTAGATTCTCAATACTCGAAATTGGATAGTCCCATTGGGTTGATTAAATCCTCAGTTTCTGATCCTGCCAATACCAAACACATGGCTGCTCTTAAGCTACAAAAGGTCTACAAAAGCTTTCGAACCAGACGAAAGTTAGCAGATTGTGCTGTTCTTGTAGAGCAGAGCTG GTGGAAGCTCTTGGATTTTGCTGAACTCAAGAGGAGTTCAATATCATTTTTCGATATTGAGAAACATGAAACCGCCATTTCACGGTGGTCTAGAGCAAGGACCAGAGCTGCCAAG GTTGGCAAGGGTTTATCAAAGAATGATAAAGCTCAAAAACTTGCTCTACAACACTGGCTCGAGGCG ATTGATCCAAGACATAGATATGGACATAATCTTCACTTTTACTATGATAAATGGCTTCATTGTCAGAGTAGAGAACCTTTCTTCTACTG GCTTGATATAGGAGAGGGAAGAGAAGTAAACCTCGAGAAATGTTCTCGGTCAAAACTTCAGCAGCAGTGTATCAAGTACCTTGGTGAT ATGGAAAGAATGGCCTATGAAGTTGTTCTGGTAGATGGAAAATTTTACTACAAGCAATCAGGGGAACAGCTTCATACCACCTTAGAAGGCAGCGATGCGAAATGGATATTCGTGCTCAGCACATCTAAGGTCTTGTATGttggaaagaagaagaagggtacaTTCCAGCATTCTAGCTTTCTTGCTGGAGGGGCCACAACCGCTGCTGGGAGATTAGTTGTCGAAAATGGCACCCTAAAG GCGGTTTGGCCACACAGCGGTCATTACAGGCCAACAGAACAAAACTTCAATGATTTCGTTGCGTTTCTCCAGGAAAACGATGTTGATCTGAAAGATGTTCAGACGAGTCCAGTCGATGAGGAAGAAGATGCTCTTAGCAAGCAAAGAAGCAGTCTTCATATGCGAAGCAACTCAACCGAGGAGGACTTGTCTCCAACTCTTGATGAAGAGACTAATGCCGAAGCATTGGCTCAAGCTAAGCCAGATTCAACCGAAGTTGAACTACAGAAGTCTAAGCGGGTCCTCAACCTTAATACCAAATTGGCTAATCTTGAAATTCCAAAAGGAAAACAAATGTTTGGGAGTTTCGAGTGTGAGAGCGAGGCTGCTGTTTTGAGCGTTGATGAACAAGAAACACCAGAAGAAACCTTTTCTTCAGACCAGGAATGCTTGATACCAAAAAACATGTTTGTTCAAGACCACGACGAGAATGAAGTAGAAGAAGTCCCCGAAGAATCAATTCTTAAGCGGATTAACTCGCGCAAAGGAATGAATTCGTACCAATTGGGGAAGCAGTTGTCTTGCAAATGGACAACGGGAGCAGGACCACGAATTGGTTGCGTAAGAGACTATCCATCCGAGCTTCAGATTCGAGCTCTGGAGAAAGTGAACTTGTCCCCGAGAAGTGTTGCTCGTTCTCGATCATATTTCTCGCCTAGGATCATTAGTGGTATGAGTCCAAAGGTCTCAACACCAACAGGGTGCAGTAGTGAAGAAATGGCAGAGAACTCTTCTTTAGGAAGTGCTGCACATTCCTCCCCATTGACTAGGAAAGTATCAACACCCATACTCACTAATTTGTCATAA